The Coregonus clupeaformis isolate EN_2021a unplaced genomic scaffold, ASM2061545v1 scaf2981, whole genome shotgun sequence genome has a segment encoding these proteins:
- the LOC123489295 gene encoding uncharacterized protein LOC123489295, whose translation MAQLSQKGGLCNMKMLLLAVIFCLLSPVAANVLVSSEHMTLMPGKDHPILNNPDATKEQVDSLRVKDDSSPEHKPLMPVKDHSVQNNPDATKETNFKSLLEQLESLRVKDDSSPGNVGQLTKGYSSKNVKEPSELVEPLISVPEHKPLMPVKDHPVQDIPNVAKWTKMVQVDQMLEQLQRMKDDTFPGKAKVPQMIVEKRIPYLQAYKQKALQGDNNVFKENLQAPAPKAQKSTLKIKPRVNILTDPSYSEPLVKVNLILGLVFYGFIVIVVLYDAVRISKEARRRSDAIATARLKKREPATAEPQTLASRVRESISSRFGLKQASSTPQCAPISDDSAKELQKSKEFISTKDKSESEKRPGKSAVSLRECEPPLPSIPDNFLVPDSEPAIQVALNPFETKLAKIVSENAEASNYEATEKPCYTQSGLTEVCVN comes from the exons ATGGCACAGCTCTCCCAGAAGGGTGGGCTGTGCAACATGAAGATGTTATTGTTGGCTGTTATTTTCTGTCTCCTTTCGCCTGTTGCTGCAAATGTGTTGGTGTCTTCAGAGCACATGACTTTGATGCCAGGGAAGGACCACCCTATTCTGAACAACCCTGATGCTACAAAAGAACAAGTTGATAGTTTACGGGTGAAAGACGATTCTTCTCCAG AGCACAAGCCGTTGATGCCAGTGAAGGACcactctgttcagaacaaccctgaTGCTACAAAGGAGACCAATTTTAAGTCATTGCTGGAACAACTTGAGAGTTTACGGGTGAAAGACGATTCTTCTCCAGGTAACGTGGGCCAGTTGACAAAAGGATATTCCTCAAAAAATGTCAAAGAGCCCTCGGAGCTTGTAGAGCCCCTGATTTCTGTTCCAGAGCACAAGCCTTTGATGCCAGTGAAGGACCACCCTGTTCAGGACATCCCCAATGTTGCAAAATGGACCAAAATGGTGCAAGTGGACCAGATGCTGGAACAACTTCAGAGGATGAAAGATGATACTTTCCCAGGTAAAGCTAAAGTCCCACAGATGATTGTGGAGAAACGTATTCCTTATCTACAGGCTTACAAGCAAAAAGCATTGCAAGGTGACAACAACGTCTTCAAAGAAAATCTTCAGGCTCCAGCTCCAAAAGCTCAGAAGAGCACCCTGAAGATCAAACCCAGAGTCAACATATTGACTGACCCTTCTTACTCCGAGCCACTTGTGAAGGTGAACCTGATTTTGGGGCTCGTTTTCTATGGCTTCATCGTAATAGTGGTTCTCTATGATGCTGTGAGAATCTCCAAGGAGGCTAGAAGGCGATCTGATGCTATTGCCACTGCCAGGTTGAAGAAGAGGGAACCAGCCACCGCTGAACCACAGACACTGGCATCCAGAGTTCGGGAGAGCATCTCTTCACGGTTTGGTTTGAAACAAGCATCATCCACACCACAGTGTGCCCCCATTTCTGACGATTCTGCAAAAGAGTTGCAGAAGTCAAAGGAGTTCATCTCCACTAAGGACAAATCTGAGTCGGAAAAGAGACCTGGAAAGAGTGCTGTCAGCCTGAGAGAGTGTGAGCCGCCTCTGCCTAGCATCCCAGATAACTTCCTTGTGCCTGACTCTGAGCCTGCCATCCAGGTGGCATTGAACCCATTCGAAACTAAGCTAGCGAAAATTGTATCTGAAAATGCTGAGGCATCCAACTACGAGGCAACCGAGAAGCCCTGCTACACACAGTCTGGGCTCACTGAGGTTTGCGTCAATTAA